From a region of the Vanessa atalanta chromosome 13, ilVanAtal1.2, whole genome shotgun sequence genome:
- the LOC125068471 gene encoding huntingtin-interacting protein 1-related protein isoform X1, whose product MASLSLPRVLQLKKNSLDAEREQFEKFQTLAIQKAINSNETPVKEKHVRSTIIGTFQEQSAITYWMVAIRLPLQDNRIVSWKFCHVTHKLLREGHPACLDDSQRHIGMIENLGKLWVHLREGYGRLIHLYSNLLVTKLKFHARNPRFPGNMLLTADELDAIAENDVNNYFQLCVELFDYMEDILSLQAAVFDSLGNARANSMTASGQCRLAALIPCAQDSSHIYDCNVRLLFRLHAALPPDVLAGHRERFRQQFKKLSSFYKHASSLQYYRNLLTLPVLPSNPPNFLLQSDFGTYVTPVVSIPEQPQDEVDTVGSLIDTSDTISQRASPERPEPDPIVERDRLIDHLQNELKRMRLEVSQIIQERNTMLGSMREHCTRLESQLRATRNELEEEKQKMDIMSVETPEIKKKLTQTEEKAKILDEKFQKLKGAYTQLREEHIALIRQKAEVDKNASSLRAAAAQHESAKTMLQQQLNDRMKDVELLQQSASSSEEIEAYKSELTNLRTELEQARQKEVELETLRASMEALEIEHKTATTELEVKLTAVTNELKEVTENNEKIKQEISEKDVEYSKVREELICLRQKSGDEYKKAVEEREDALKQLAELQQQYQHEKQEQVNNTNNLQADLETFKMKLTETQSNFERQCSKLDEELSDKNQEFESILKKKEIEIEESVSKLTLLQSSIESIKSNNDELIRNQADEINGLKTVINVMTQNLETSEKLIVDLGKQIMTLNNKLEEEYLEKTKLTNVLTERSKEVSDLQNKIKCLLETLNNKDTLIKEIEDLKDKESKDQLTRVEHLEESIQSKDNIIDKLSLQYQELSSRFEEKIIEIDTIKNDYMIERKSLESRLEQLSLVNDKTVAERDILISEKQDLESIVMELKDIQIKSRDQIDQALKTNTELEATFKQEIENIKLQYESKNSEKDNEIKILTENLERNEVNFNNIRLSQTEEVNKYKTQIEELEHLRMKEREEYTRTISEKESKVQLIEARLEHTESERLNAECELQDLLQQNTILEADMGSLKIQLEEAKQAVKKQTSKLVSCAGETALEVMNGALSAFENSNAQDANNLAAELAIKALEELTDNARIEGKEEDVAKSAIFAAHNAAKLSAYIADLSNITTDIELSDKLNTECREMLTSTKLCLEALSGGAVEAAGCAQARAAVQSVLLAARGADAHAARARCVDDELADMDRAIEAAAAQIEKMLAASRAGDTGIKLEVNEKILDACTTLMAAVKILVQDSRKLQNELGDPKTRQKMYRRNPQWSEGLISASKAVVFAAKLLVTSADEAVGAAGRVEGVSAAAHEVAASTAQLVAASRAKAPPAAPALASLTAASRAVAAAAGAVVASVRGASALVRDQEALDTSALSLTATRRLEMESKVRALELESALDAERARLAALRKRHYHLAQLHENGKVTNGEE is encoded by the exons ACATTAGCCATCCAGAAGGCCATAAACTCCAACGAGACCCCAGTTAAAGAGAAACATGTACGAAGCACGATCATCGGTACTTTTCAAGAGCAAAGTGCGATCACCTACTGG ATGGTGGCGATCAGGCTACCCCTGCAGGATAACAGGATCGTGTCgtggaaattctgccacgtgacACACAAACTGCTCCGCGAGGGTCACCCGGCATGTCTCGATGACTCCCAGCGTCATATTGGGATGATCGAGAATCTTGGCAAATTGTGG GTTCATCTTCGTGAAGGCTATGGAAGATTAATACACTTGTATAGTAACTTATTGGTTACCAAGTTGAAATTCCACGCGCGTAATCCACGTTTTCCTGGTAACATGCTCTTGACGGCCGATGAATTGGATGCGATCGCTGAAAACGACGTCAATAATTA tttccaACTATGTGTCGAGTTGTTCGATTATATGGAAGACATACTCAGTCTCCAAGCTGCAG TGTTCGACAGCCTGGGCAACGCGCGCGCCAACTCCATGACGGCGAGCGGGCAGTGCCGCCTGGCCGCGCTCATCCCGTGCGCGCAGGACTCCTCGCACATCTACGACTGCAACGTGCGCCTGCTGTTCCGCCTGCACGCCGCGCTGCCGCCCGACGTGCTGGCCGGCCACCGCGAGAG ATTTCGACAGCAATTCAAGAAGTTGAGCTCCTTCTACAAACATGCAAGCAGCCTGCAGTACTATCGGAACTTATTGACTCTGCCGGTACTGCCTTCGAATCCGCCTAACTTCTTGCTTCAG AGCGACTTCGGTACATACGTAACCCCAGTGGTGTCTATCCCAGAGCAACCTCAGGACGAAGTGGACACTGTGGGATCCCTTATCGACACATCCGATACCATTAGCCAG CGGGCGAGCCCCGAGCGGCCGGAGCCCGACCCCATCGTGGAGCGCGACCGCCTCATCGACCATCTGCAGAACGAGCTCAAGAGGATGAG GCTAGAAGTGTCGCAGATAATACAAGAGAGGAACACGATGCTGGGATCTATGAGAGAGCACTGTACGAGGTTGGAGTCGCAGCTGCGCGCGACCAGA AATGAGCTTGAAGAGGAAAAGCAGAAAATGGATATTATGTCAGTCGAAACGCCGGAAATTAAAA AAAAACTGACACAGACTGAAGAAAAAGCGAAGATATTAGATGAAAAATTTCAGAAGTTAAAGGGTGCTTATACTCAGCTACGAGAAGAACACATCGCGTTGATTAGACAG AAAGCCGAGGTCGACAAAAACGCATCAAGCTTAAGAGCGGCCGCTGCGCAACATGAAAGTGCGAAAACCATGCTGCAGCAACAGCTGAATGATCGAATGAA AGATGTCGAACTACTCCAGCAGAGTGCTTCATCGAGCGAAGAAATCGAAGCTTACAAATCAGAACTGACAAATCTTAGGACCGAACTCGAACAAGCAAGGCAGAAAGAAGTCGAACTAGAGACTCTAAGAGCATCGATGGAAGCTTTAGAAATTGAACATAAGACCGCTACCACCGAACTCGAAGTGAAACTTACAGCAGTGACGAACGAACTGAAAGAAGTTACGGAAAACAATGagaaaattaaacaagaaataagTGAAAAAGACGTCGAATACAGTAAAGTCAGAGAGGAGTTGATATGTCTCCGACAAAAGAGTGGGGATGAGTATAAAAAAGCAGTTGAGGAGAGAGAAGATGCGTTGAAACAGCTTGCCGAACTTCAACAGCAGTATCAACATGAGAAACAG GAGCAAGTTAATAATACTAACAATTTACAAGCCGatttagaaacatttaaaatgaaattaactgAAACACAAAGTAATTTCGAGCGCCAATGTAGCAAATTAGATGAAGAGTTGTCTGACAAAAATCAAGAatttgaaagtattttaaagaaaaaagagATTGAAATTGAAGAGTCTGTCAGTAAACTTACTTTATTACAAAGTAGTATTGaaagtattaaaagtaataatgatgAATTAATTAGAAACCAGGCAGATGAGATCAATGGTCTTAAAACAGTGATCAACGTAATGACGCAAAATTTAGAAACATCAGAAAAGTTAATTGTAGATTTAGGGAAACAAAttatgacattaaataataaacttgaaGAAGAATATCTTGAGAAAACCAAATTAACAAATGTTCTAACTGAACGAAGTAAAGAGGTTTCAGatctacaaaacaaaattaaatgtttattagaaactcttaataataaagatacttTGATAAAAGAAATTGAAGATTTAAAAGACAAGGAATCAAAAGATCAACTTACAAGAGTTGAACATCTAGAAGAATCGATTCAATCAAaggataatataatagataaactTTCATTACAATATCAAGAGCTGTCTTCAAGATTTGAGGAAAAAATCATAGAAATTGATACTATTAAAAATGACTATATGATCGAGAGGAAATCTTTGGAAAGTCGACTGGAACAATTATCTCTTGTAAATGACAAAACGGTAGCTGAGCGAGATATCTTAATTTCTGAAAAACAG GATCTTGAATCTATTGTGATGGAGTTGAAGgatatacaaataaagtcaCGTGATCAGATTGATCaagctttaaaaacaaatactgaATTGGAAGCAACATTTAAACAAGAGatagaaaatatcaaattacaatATGAATCTAAGAATTCTGAAAAAgacaacgaaataaaaatattaactgagAATTTGGAACGCAATGAAGTTAATTTTAACAACATTAGGCTTTCACAAACGgaagaagtaaataaatataaaacacaaatagaaGAACTTGAACATTTAAGAATGAAAGAAAGAGAGGAATATACGCGTACTATTTCTGAAAAAGAATCAAAAGTTCAG TTGATTGAAGCTAGATTAGAGCATACTGAAAGCGAACGACTGAACGCCGAGTGTGAATTGCAGGACTTGTTGCAACAAAATACAATCCTGGAAGCAGACATGGGCTCGCTCAAAATACAGTTGGAAGAAGCTAAACAGGCCGTCAAGAAAC agACATCTAAATTGGTGTCCTGTGCCGGTGAAACCGCATTAGAGGTGATGAACGGAGCACTCTCTGCTTTTGAAAACTCGAATGCTCAAGATGCAAATAACCTAGCGGCGGAATTAGCTATTAAGGCATTGGAGGAGCTCACTGATAACGCGAGG ATTGAAGGCAAAGAAGAAGACGTAGCAAAATCTGCAATTTTCGCAGCTCACAACGCGGCAAAGCTTTCCGCTTACATCGCAGATCTATCCAACATCACCACAGACATCGAGCTGTCGGATA AACTGAACACGGAGTGCCGCGAAATGCTGACGTCGACGAAGCTGTGCCTCGAGGCGCTGTCGGGCGGCGCCGTGGAGGCGGCGGGCTGTGCGCAGGCGCGCGCCGCCGTGCAGAGCGTGCTGCTCGCCGCGCGGGGCGCCGACGCGCACGCCGCGCGCGCGCGCTGCGTGGACGACGAGCTGGCCGACATGGACCGCGCCATCGAGGCCGCCGCCGCGCAGATCGAG AAAATGTTGGCAGCCAGTCGAGCCGGCGATACGGGCATTAAATTAGAAGTAAACGAGAAGATCCTGGACGCTTGCACTACGCTGATGGCCGCGGTCAAGATCCTCGTCCAGGATAGCAGAAAACTCCAGAACGAGCTGGGCGATCCGAAGACTCGCCAGAAAATGTATAGACGAAACCCGCAGTGGTCGGAAGGTCTCATTTCTGCTTCGAAAGCGGTCGTATTCGCTGCCAAACTCTTGGT CACGTCGGCGGACGAGGCGGTGGGCGCGGCGGGGCGCGTGGAGGGCGTGTCGGCGGCGGCGCACGAGGTGGCGGCCAGCACGGCGCAGCTCGTGGCCGCGTCGCGCGCCAAGGCGCCGCCCGCGGCGCCTGCGCTCGCCAGCCTCACCGCCGCCTCGCGCGCCGTGGCCGCTGCCGCCGGCGCCGTCGTCGCCTCGGTGCGCGGCGCCTCCGCCCTCGTGCGCGACCAGG AGGCGCTAGACACGTCGGCGCTGTCGTTGACGGCCACGCGGCGGCTGGAGATGGAGAGCAAGGTGCGCGCGTTGGAGCTGGAGAGCGCGTTGGACGCGGAGCGCGCCCGCCTCGCCGCGCTGCGCAAGCGACACTACCACCTCGCGCAACTGCATGAG aATGGGAAGGTGACAAATGGAGAAGAATGA
- the LOC125068471 gene encoding huntingtin-interacting protein 1 isoform X4 translates to MASLSLPRVLQLKKNSLDAEREQFEKFQTLAIQKAINSNETPVKEKHVRSTIIGTFQEQSAITYWMVAIRLPLQDNRIVSWKFCHVTHKLLREGHPACLDDSQRHIGMIENLGKLWVHLREGYGRLIHLYSNLLVTKLKFHARNPRFPGNMLLTADELDAIAENDVNNYFQLCVELFDYMEDILSLQAAVFDSLGNARANSMTASGQCRLAALIPCAQDSSHIYDCNVRLLFRLHAALPPDVLAGHRERFRQQFKKLSSFYKHASSLQYYRNLLTLPVLPSNPPNFLLQSDFGTYVTPVVSIPEQPQDEVDTVGSLIDTSDTISQRASPERPEPDPIVERDRLIDHLQNELKRMRLEVSQIIQERNTMLGSMREHCTRLESQLRATRNELEEEKQKMDIMSVETPEIKKKLTQTEEKAKILDEKFQKLKGAYTQLREEHIALIRQKAEVDKNASSLRAAAAQHESAKTMLQQQLNDRMKDVELLQQSASSSEEIEAYKSELTNLRTELEQARQKEVELETLRASMEALEIEHKTATTELEVKLTAVTNELKEVTENNEKIKQEISEKDVEYSKVREELICLRQKSGDEYKKAVEEREDALKQLAELQQQYQHEKQLIEARLEHTESERLNAECELQDLLQQNTILEADMGSLKIQLEEAKQAVKKQTSKLVSCAGETALEVMNGALSAFENSNAQDANNLAAELAIKALEELTDNARIEGKEEDVAKSAIFAAHNAAKLSAYIADLSNITTDIELSDKLNTECREMLTSTKLCLEALSGGAVEAAGCAQARAAVQSVLLAARGADAHAARARCVDDELADMDRAIEAAAAQIEKMLAASRAGDTGIKLEVNEKILDACTTLMAAVKILVQDSRKLQNELGDPKTRQKMYRRNPQWSEGLISASKAVVFAAKLLVTSADEAVGAAGRVEGVSAAAHEVAASTAQLVAASRAKAPPAAPALASLTAASRAVAAAAGAVVASVRGASALVRDQEALDTSALSLTATRRLEMESKVRALELESALDAERARLAALRKRHYHLAQLHENGKVTNGEE, encoded by the exons ACATTAGCCATCCAGAAGGCCATAAACTCCAACGAGACCCCAGTTAAAGAGAAACATGTACGAAGCACGATCATCGGTACTTTTCAAGAGCAAAGTGCGATCACCTACTGG ATGGTGGCGATCAGGCTACCCCTGCAGGATAACAGGATCGTGTCgtggaaattctgccacgtgacACACAAACTGCTCCGCGAGGGTCACCCGGCATGTCTCGATGACTCCCAGCGTCATATTGGGATGATCGAGAATCTTGGCAAATTGTGG GTTCATCTTCGTGAAGGCTATGGAAGATTAATACACTTGTATAGTAACTTATTGGTTACCAAGTTGAAATTCCACGCGCGTAATCCACGTTTTCCTGGTAACATGCTCTTGACGGCCGATGAATTGGATGCGATCGCTGAAAACGACGTCAATAATTA tttccaACTATGTGTCGAGTTGTTCGATTATATGGAAGACATACTCAGTCTCCAAGCTGCAG TGTTCGACAGCCTGGGCAACGCGCGCGCCAACTCCATGACGGCGAGCGGGCAGTGCCGCCTGGCCGCGCTCATCCCGTGCGCGCAGGACTCCTCGCACATCTACGACTGCAACGTGCGCCTGCTGTTCCGCCTGCACGCCGCGCTGCCGCCCGACGTGCTGGCCGGCCACCGCGAGAG ATTTCGACAGCAATTCAAGAAGTTGAGCTCCTTCTACAAACATGCAAGCAGCCTGCAGTACTATCGGAACTTATTGACTCTGCCGGTACTGCCTTCGAATCCGCCTAACTTCTTGCTTCAG AGCGACTTCGGTACATACGTAACCCCAGTGGTGTCTATCCCAGAGCAACCTCAGGACGAAGTGGACACTGTGGGATCCCTTATCGACACATCCGATACCATTAGCCAG CGGGCGAGCCCCGAGCGGCCGGAGCCCGACCCCATCGTGGAGCGCGACCGCCTCATCGACCATCTGCAGAACGAGCTCAAGAGGATGAG GCTAGAAGTGTCGCAGATAATACAAGAGAGGAACACGATGCTGGGATCTATGAGAGAGCACTGTACGAGGTTGGAGTCGCAGCTGCGCGCGACCAGA AATGAGCTTGAAGAGGAAAAGCAGAAAATGGATATTATGTCAGTCGAAACGCCGGAAATTAAAA AAAAACTGACACAGACTGAAGAAAAAGCGAAGATATTAGATGAAAAATTTCAGAAGTTAAAGGGTGCTTATACTCAGCTACGAGAAGAACACATCGCGTTGATTAGACAG AAAGCCGAGGTCGACAAAAACGCATCAAGCTTAAGAGCGGCCGCTGCGCAACATGAAAGTGCGAAAACCATGCTGCAGCAACAGCTGAATGATCGAATGAA AGATGTCGAACTACTCCAGCAGAGTGCTTCATCGAGCGAAGAAATCGAAGCTTACAAATCAGAACTGACAAATCTTAGGACCGAACTCGAACAAGCAAGGCAGAAAGAAGTCGAACTAGAGACTCTAAGAGCATCGATGGAAGCTTTAGAAATTGAACATAAGACCGCTACCACCGAACTCGAAGTGAAACTTACAGCAGTGACGAACGAACTGAAAGAAGTTACGGAAAACAATGagaaaattaaacaagaaataagTGAAAAAGACGTCGAATACAGTAAAGTCAGAGAGGAGTTGATATGTCTCCGACAAAAGAGTGGGGATGAGTATAAAAAAGCAGTTGAGGAGAGAGAAGATGCGTTGAAACAGCTTGCCGAACTTCAACAGCAGTATCAACATGAGAAACAG TTGATTGAAGCTAGATTAGAGCATACTGAAAGCGAACGACTGAACGCCGAGTGTGAATTGCAGGACTTGTTGCAACAAAATACAATCCTGGAAGCAGACATGGGCTCGCTCAAAATACAGTTGGAAGAAGCTAAACAGGCCGTCAAGAAAC agACATCTAAATTGGTGTCCTGTGCCGGTGAAACCGCATTAGAGGTGATGAACGGAGCACTCTCTGCTTTTGAAAACTCGAATGCTCAAGATGCAAATAACCTAGCGGCGGAATTAGCTATTAAGGCATTGGAGGAGCTCACTGATAACGCGAGG ATTGAAGGCAAAGAAGAAGACGTAGCAAAATCTGCAATTTTCGCAGCTCACAACGCGGCAAAGCTTTCCGCTTACATCGCAGATCTATCCAACATCACCACAGACATCGAGCTGTCGGATA AACTGAACACGGAGTGCCGCGAAATGCTGACGTCGACGAAGCTGTGCCTCGAGGCGCTGTCGGGCGGCGCCGTGGAGGCGGCGGGCTGTGCGCAGGCGCGCGCCGCCGTGCAGAGCGTGCTGCTCGCCGCGCGGGGCGCCGACGCGCACGCCGCGCGCGCGCGCTGCGTGGACGACGAGCTGGCCGACATGGACCGCGCCATCGAGGCCGCCGCCGCGCAGATCGAG AAAATGTTGGCAGCCAGTCGAGCCGGCGATACGGGCATTAAATTAGAAGTAAACGAGAAGATCCTGGACGCTTGCACTACGCTGATGGCCGCGGTCAAGATCCTCGTCCAGGATAGCAGAAAACTCCAGAACGAGCTGGGCGATCCGAAGACTCGCCAGAAAATGTATAGACGAAACCCGCAGTGGTCGGAAGGTCTCATTTCTGCTTCGAAAGCGGTCGTATTCGCTGCCAAACTCTTGGT CACGTCGGCGGACGAGGCGGTGGGCGCGGCGGGGCGCGTGGAGGGCGTGTCGGCGGCGGCGCACGAGGTGGCGGCCAGCACGGCGCAGCTCGTGGCCGCGTCGCGCGCCAAGGCGCCGCCCGCGGCGCCTGCGCTCGCCAGCCTCACCGCCGCCTCGCGCGCCGTGGCCGCTGCCGCCGGCGCCGTCGTCGCCTCGGTGCGCGGCGCCTCCGCCCTCGTGCGCGACCAGG AGGCGCTAGACACGTCGGCGCTGTCGTTGACGGCCACGCGGCGGCTGGAGATGGAGAGCAAGGTGCGCGCGTTGGAGCTGGAGAGCGCGTTGGACGCGGAGCGCGCCCGCCTCGCCGCGCTGCGCAAGCGACACTACCACCTCGCGCAACTGCATGAG aATGGGAAGGTGACAAATGGAGAAGAATGA
- the LOC125068471 gene encoding huntingtin-interacting protein 1-related protein isoform X3: MLLTADELDAIAENDVNNYFQLCVELFDYMEDILSLQAAVFDSLGNARANSMTASGQCRLAALIPCAQDSSHIYDCNVRLLFRLHAALPPDVLAGHRERFRQQFKKLSSFYKHASSLQYYRNLLTLPVLPSNPPNFLLQSDFGTYVTPVVSIPEQPQDEVDTVGSLIDTSDTISQRASPERPEPDPIVERDRLIDHLQNELKRMRLEVSQIIQERNTMLGSMREHCTRLESQLRATRNELEEEKQKMDIMSVETPEIKKKLTQTEEKAKILDEKFQKLKGAYTQLREEHIALIRQKAEVDKNASSLRAAAAQHESAKTMLQQQLNDRMKDVELLQQSASSSEEIEAYKSELTNLRTELEQARQKEVELETLRASMEALEIEHKTATTELEVKLTAVTNELKEVTENNEKIKQEISEKDVEYSKVREELICLRQKSGDEYKKAVEEREDALKQLAELQQQYQHEKQEQVNNTNNLQADLETFKMKLTETQSNFERQCSKLDEELSDKNQEFESILKKKEIEIEESVSKLTLLQSSIESIKSNNDELIRNQADEINGLKTVINVMTQNLETSEKLIVDLGKQIMTLNNKLEEEYLEKTKLTNVLTERSKEVSDLQNKIKCLLETLNNKDTLIKEIEDLKDKESKDQLTRVEHLEESIQSKDNIIDKLSLQYQELSSRFEEKIIEIDTIKNDYMIERKSLESRLEQLSLVNDKTVAERDILISEKQDLESIVMELKDIQIKSRDQIDQALKTNTELEATFKQEIENIKLQYESKNSEKDNEIKILTENLERNEVNFNNIRLSQTEEVNKYKTQIEELEHLRMKEREEYTRTISEKESKVQLIEARLEHTESERLNAECELQDLLQQNTILEADMGSLKIQLEEAKQAVKKQTSKLVSCAGETALEVMNGALSAFENSNAQDANNLAAELAIKALEELTDNARIEGKEEDVAKSAIFAAHNAAKLSAYIADLSNITTDIELSDKLNTECREMLTSTKLCLEALSGGAVEAAGCAQARAAVQSVLLAARGADAHAARARCVDDELADMDRAIEAAAAQIEKMLAASRAGDTGIKLEVNEKILDACTTLMAAVKILVQDSRKLQNELGDPKTRQKMYRRNPQWSEGLISASKAVVFAAKLLVTSADEAVGAAGRVEGVSAAAHEVAASTAQLVAASRAKAPPAAPALASLTAASRAVAAAAGAVVASVRGASALVRDQEALDTSALSLTATRRLEMESKVRALELESALDAERARLAALRKRHYHLAQLHENGKVTNGEE; encoded by the exons ATGCTCTTGACGGCCGATGAATTGGATGCGATCGCTGAAAACGACGTCAATAATTA tttccaACTATGTGTCGAGTTGTTCGATTATATGGAAGACATACTCAGTCTCCAAGCTGCAG TGTTCGACAGCCTGGGCAACGCGCGCGCCAACTCCATGACGGCGAGCGGGCAGTGCCGCCTGGCCGCGCTCATCCCGTGCGCGCAGGACTCCTCGCACATCTACGACTGCAACGTGCGCCTGCTGTTCCGCCTGCACGCCGCGCTGCCGCCCGACGTGCTGGCCGGCCACCGCGAGAG ATTTCGACAGCAATTCAAGAAGTTGAGCTCCTTCTACAAACATGCAAGCAGCCTGCAGTACTATCGGAACTTATTGACTCTGCCGGTACTGCCTTCGAATCCGCCTAACTTCTTGCTTCAG AGCGACTTCGGTACATACGTAACCCCAGTGGTGTCTATCCCAGAGCAACCTCAGGACGAAGTGGACACTGTGGGATCCCTTATCGACACATCCGATACCATTAGCCAG CGGGCGAGCCCCGAGCGGCCGGAGCCCGACCCCATCGTGGAGCGCGACCGCCTCATCGACCATCTGCAGAACGAGCTCAAGAGGATGAG GCTAGAAGTGTCGCAGATAATACAAGAGAGGAACACGATGCTGGGATCTATGAGAGAGCACTGTACGAGGTTGGAGTCGCAGCTGCGCGCGACCAGA AATGAGCTTGAAGAGGAAAAGCAGAAAATGGATATTATGTCAGTCGAAACGCCGGAAATTAAAA AAAAACTGACACAGACTGAAGAAAAAGCGAAGATATTAGATGAAAAATTTCAGAAGTTAAAGGGTGCTTATACTCAGCTACGAGAAGAACACATCGCGTTGATTAGACAG AAAGCCGAGGTCGACAAAAACGCATCAAGCTTAAGAGCGGCCGCTGCGCAACATGAAAGTGCGAAAACCATGCTGCAGCAACAGCTGAATGATCGAATGAA AGATGTCGAACTACTCCAGCAGAGTGCTTCATCGAGCGAAGAAATCGAAGCTTACAAATCAGAACTGACAAATCTTAGGACCGAACTCGAACAAGCAAGGCAGAAAGAAGTCGAACTAGAGACTCTAAGAGCATCGATGGAAGCTTTAGAAATTGAACATAAGACCGCTACCACCGAACTCGAAGTGAAACTTACAGCAGTGACGAACGAACTGAAAGAAGTTACGGAAAACAATGagaaaattaaacaagaaataagTGAAAAAGACGTCGAATACAGTAAAGTCAGAGAGGAGTTGATATGTCTCCGACAAAAGAGTGGGGATGAGTATAAAAAAGCAGTTGAGGAGAGAGAAGATGCGTTGAAACAGCTTGCCGAACTTCAACAGCAGTATCAACATGAGAAACAG GAGCAAGTTAATAATACTAACAATTTACAAGCCGatttagaaacatttaaaatgaaattaactgAAACACAAAGTAATTTCGAGCGCCAATGTAGCAAATTAGATGAAGAGTTGTCTGACAAAAATCAAGAatttgaaagtattttaaagaaaaaagagATTGAAATTGAAGAGTCTGTCAGTAAACTTACTTTATTACAAAGTAGTATTGaaagtattaaaagtaataatgatgAATTAATTAGAAACCAGGCAGATGAGATCAATGGTCTTAAAACAGTGATCAACGTAATGACGCAAAATTTAGAAACATCAGAAAAGTTAATTGTAGATTTAGGGAAACAAAttatgacattaaataataaacttgaaGAAGAATATCTTGAGAAAACCAAATTAACAAATGTTCTAACTGAACGAAGTAAAGAGGTTTCAGatctacaaaacaaaattaaatgtttattagaaactcttaataataaagatacttTGATAAAAGAAATTGAAGATTTAAAAGACAAGGAATCAAAAGATCAACTTACAAGAGTTGAACATCTAGAAGAATCGATTCAATCAAaggataatataatagataaactTTCATTACAATATCAAGAGCTGTCTTCAAGATTTGAGGAAAAAATCATAGAAATTGATACTATTAAAAATGACTATATGATCGAGAGGAAATCTTTGGAAAGTCGACTGGAACAATTATCTCTTGTAAATGACAAAACGGTAGCTGAGCGAGATATCTTAATTTCTGAAAAACAG GATCTTGAATCTATTGTGATGGAGTTGAAGgatatacaaataaagtcaCGTGATCAGATTGATCaagctttaaaaacaaatactgaATTGGAAGCAACATTTAAACAAGAGatagaaaatatcaaattacaatATGAATCTAAGAATTCTGAAAAAgacaacgaaataaaaatattaactgagAATTTGGAACGCAATGAAGTTAATTTTAACAACATTAGGCTTTCACAAACGgaagaagtaaataaatataaaacacaaatagaaGAACTTGAACATTTAAGAATGAAAGAAAGAGAGGAATATACGCGTACTATTTCTGAAAAAGAATCAAAAGTTCAG TTGATTGAAGCTAGATTAGAGCATACTGAAAGCGAACGACTGAACGCCGAGTGTGAATTGCAGGACTTGTTGCAACAAAATACAATCCTGGAAGCAGACATGGGCTCGCTCAAAATACAGTTGGAAGAAGCTAAACAGGCCGTCAAGAAAC agACATCTAAATTGGTGTCCTGTGCCGGTGAAACCGCATTAGAGGTGATGAACGGAGCACTCTCTGCTTTTGAAAACTCGAATGCTCAAGATGCAAATAACCTAGCGGCGGAATTAGCTATTAAGGCATTGGAGGAGCTCACTGATAACGCGAGG ATTGAAGGCAAAGAAGAAGACGTAGCAAAATCTGCAATTTTCGCAGCTCACAACGCGGCAAAGCTTTCCGCTTACATCGCAGATCTATCCAACATCACCACAGACATCGAGCTGTCGGATA AACTGAACACGGAGTGCCGCGAAATGCTGACGTCGACGAAGCTGTGCCTCGAGGCGCTGTCGGGCGGCGCCGTGGAGGCGGCGGGCTGTGCGCAGGCGCGCGCCGCCGTGCAGAGCGTGCTGCTCGCCGCGCGGGGCGCCGACGCGCACGCCGCGCGCGCGCGCTGCGTGGACGACGAGCTGGCCGACATGGACCGCGCCATCGAGGCCGCCGCCGCGCAGATCGAG AAAATGTTGGCAGCCAGTCGAGCCGGCGATACGGGCATTAAATTAGAAGTAAACGAGAAGATCCTGGACGCTTGCACTACGCTGATGGCCGCGGTCAAGATCCTCGTCCAGGATAGCAGAAAACTCCAGAACGAGCTGGGCGATCCGAAGACTCGCCAGAAAATGTATAGACGAAACCCGCAGTGGTCGGAAGGTCTCATTTCTGCTTCGAAAGCGGTCGTATTCGCTGCCAAACTCTTGGT CACGTCGGCGGACGAGGCGGTGGGCGCGGCGGGGCGCGTGGAGGGCGTGTCGGCGGCGGCGCACGAGGTGGCGGCCAGCACGGCGCAGCTCGTGGCCGCGTCGCGCGCCAAGGCGCCGCCCGCGGCGCCTGCGCTCGCCAGCCTCACCGCCGCCTCGCGCGCCGTGGCCGCTGCCGCCGGCGCCGTCGTCGCCTCGGTGCGCGGCGCCTCCGCCCTCGTGCGCGACCAGG AGGCGCTAGACACGTCGGCGCTGTCGTTGACGGCCACGCGGCGGCTGGAGATGGAGAGCAAGGTGCGCGCGTTGGAGCTGGAGAGCGCGTTGGACGCGGAGCGCGCCCGCCTCGCCGCGCTGCGCAAGCGACACTACCACCTCGCGCAACTGCATGAG aATGGGAAGGTGACAAATGGAGAAGAATGA